The sequence AGGGTTCCACCCATTCCTGGAAGCTGGCTGACGATAGGCGCTCCCGCAACCCCGAACAGAGGGCCTCCCACAAGGACTCATGCTGGTTGGACACCATAACCCACCGACAAGAAAGCGCGCCCATTCCACCACGAAGCGATGGAGCGGCCTTCGCAGGCCAACGAATCATTTGAGCGGCGTGGTTACTCTAGCACCGCCCTAAATCCAGAGAAAAACTCATTGAGAATCCGCGCGTTTCCCAATAGACTCGAAGGTTCGCCCATGGCCCTGTCTGGGCCGTGAGCCATAAGGGTGGATTATGAAGCGCACATTTCAGCCAAACAACCGACGCCGTGCGAAGACCCACGGATTCTTGTCCCGCATGAAGACGAAGAACGGCCGGATGGTGTTGAAGCGCCGCCGGGCGAAGGGCCGCCACGTCCTCGCGCTTGGGGGGGGGGGGGGGCCCGGGGGGGGGGGGGGGGGGGGGTTTTGTGGGGCCCTTCTGGCGGAGCGCCACCGATGATGATCAACCTGTTTCACCGCAACGGCTTAACCGCGCCACCGCTGGCGGCATGCACATAGCGCAGCGCTTCCGCATCGTCCGCCACTCGGACCACGCGCTGCCTGCTCCGGCCGCTGCGCGGCCGCTCGCGGCCCAAACCGCGCCGAAGGCGCCTGGATCTCCACCAGCATTGGATATCAGGGCCTGGCGCGCCGCCTGCCCCTCCGCATCGCAAGCGGCCATGCCCTCGCTTCTGGTCCACGCTCCCCGGCGGACGGGGATGGCAGTGGAGCGCAACCGCTTCAAGCGGCGCACGCGCATGGCGTTCTTGAAGGTCCTGCGGGCGAACCCGGCGCTCGATCTATCCTCCTGGGTCATCTGGGTCCGCCCGGCCAAAGGATCCGCCCTCGGCTGCCGCATCGACTACGTCGCCATCGAAGGCCAGCTCCAGCTGGCCCTTTCACGGTTGGGATAACGCTTCATGAAAAACCGAAACCTAGTGATCTTCGTGGTTCTGAGCATGGGCCTGTTGTTGGGCTATAGCTACTTGGTCGGGATGCTCTATCCGCCCAAACCCAACGCCCATGCGCCGGTCCCGCCCGCCGCCGCGACTCCGGCACCCGCCGCGGCCGCAGCGCCAGTGTCCGCCGCTACCCCGCAAGCCGCACCGGCAACCCCGCAACCCCCGCCGGCAGCCCTGAACGCGGCCACCCACACGGTGAAGACCTCCCAGTTGAGCCTGGTCTGGCGCATTGAAGATGGGGCCCTGGTCCAGGCCACCTGGAACGACGGCACCCGGTTTTTCAACGAGGCCGAGAAAAATGAGAAGGGCGAAGAGATCTCCAAGGCCTTCCCGGGCATCGGCGGCGTGCTCCACACCCAGTTCCAACAGGTGGTCGAGGAGCGCACCCCCAATGGGCTGAAGGTCCACTTCCAGAACGCGGAAGGGGACCACCTCGTCTACGCCATTCCCGACAAAGGCTACGCCATCGAGGTGGGCTGGACCACCAAGCGGGGCACCCACCTGGATCTCATCCACAGGCCCACCAACGAAAAAGAGGCCCAATCCCTGGGCCGGGTCTTCACCCTCCAGGAAAAGGGAATCACGGCGGTGGCCTGGGCCGATGTCCTGAAAGACCCCTTCTTCAGCTTTCTCGGATTCAAGCGCAAGGAAATGCCTCCGGCCGCGAGCCTCGTTGGAATGGACGCCGGCCTCGACCAGGGCGCCACGGCCCAGCGCATCCACTACTTCGCGGCCCTTTGGGACGTGAGCCCGCACACGACCGAGCGCGATGACCGGGGCTACCACCTGGCCCCGGACAAGAACGGCAACCTGACGGCCAGGCTCTACCTGGGGCCCAAGGAAACCAGCCAGTTGGCGGCCTTCGGAGCGCCCTTCACCCAGGTCGTGGATTTCGGGTTCTTCGGGGCCGTCGCCAAGGTGTTCTTCCTGGTGCTCTTCTGGATCCACCGCTTCGTGCCCAACTGGGGCTGGTCGATCATCCTCTTCACGCTGTTGCTGAGGCTCCTGCTCTGGCCCTTGAACACCAAGAGCACCATGAACATGCTCCGCATGAAGGACTTCGAGCCGCACCAGAAGGCCCTGCAGGCCAAGTACGAGAAGTTCGGCGGCGATATGACCAAGAAAGCCGAGATGCAGAAGGAGCTCATGGCGCTCTACAAGAAGAACAACCACAACCCCATGGGCGGTTGTCTGCCGGCCATCGTGCAGATGCCGGTGTTCTTCGCGCTGTGGTCGATGCTGAACGCGGTCTATGAGCTGCGCCATGCCCCCTGGCTGGGTTGGATCACGGATCTCTCCGCCAAGGATCCCCACTACGTCCTGCCGGTGCTGCTGGGCGTGTCCATGCTGGCCCAGCAGGCGGTGACACCTGCGGTGGGGGACCCGGCCCAGCGGAAAATGATGCTCTTCCTGATGCCCGCGATGATGACCTTCTTCTTCATCTCGATGCCCTCGGGGCTGTGCCTCTACTACTTCGTGTTCAACATCGTGGGATTGGCCCAGACTTGGTGGCTGAGACGGAACTACGTGGGCCAAGAGATAACGGTCTAGGAGGCTCCATGCGTAAATCCAACCTCCCCCTCGAAGCGGTTCCCGAAAAGGTGGTCCACTGGGCCGGCCAGCTTGGGCTCAAGGTGGAAGCGACCTTCGAGCCCTCGGGCGACGAGGCCCTGTTTCCCAACCGCATCCTTGTGAAGGGCGAGGACGCCACGTGGCTGGCGGCCAACAAGGGCGCGGGCGTCGATTCGATGCAGTTCCTCCTCCACGAGGCCCAGGGGGAACGGGAGGACTCCCGGCTCGCCTACCTGGACCCCCAGGGGACACGGCTGTTCCGCATGAAAGAGCTCAAGGCCATGGCCGCCTTTGCCGCCGACAAGGCCAAGGAGCAGGGCAGCTTCACCCTTTCGGGCCTCACCCCGAGAGAGCGGCGCTGGGTCCACCTGACCATCTCCCAGGTGCCGGGCCTCAGCACCGAAAGCGAGGGCATCGGCCACATCAAGACGCTGAAGGTCTTTCGTAGCGCCTGATGCCACAACCCATCTGCGCGCCCGCCACCCCCCTGTTTCCCGGCGCGGTGGCCGTGGTGAGGGTTTCGGGGGAGAACCTCGCAGCGCTGCTGGAACCCCTGGTGAAACTGCCATCCGCGCGCACCGCCGCGCTTCGCAGCCTGGCCTGGGATGGCTATCGCGAACAGGCCTTGGTGATCCACTTCCCCGGCCCCGCGAGCTACACCGGCGAAGACGTGGTCGAATTCCAGCTCCACGGAAATCCGCTCCTGGTGCGGCGTTTTCTCGGCCACCTGGGCCGGCTTGGGATCCGGCTGGCAGAACCCGGGGAATTCACGCGCCGCGCCCTGCTCAACGGTAAGCAGAACCTGCTGGAGGTCGAGGCCCTGCGCGACCTGATCAGCGCCGCCACCGACCAGCAGCTCCGCCAGGCCCAAGGCCGCCAAGGCGCGCTGCCGGCCTGGATCACCGAAGCCAAAGCCCGCATCTCGCCCTGGATGGCCCGGGCCGAGGCCGTCGTGGATTACGGGGAAGAAGAGGGGATCATCCTTGATCACGAGAGTCTAAAGACTGATTTTATTGCTCTTTTAAAAGTGTTCCATGTGGAACAGCACCGGTCGGAAGCCGCCCGCTGGCTGAGGGATGGCATCAGGGTGGCCCTCGTGGGTCGGCCCAATGCCGGGAAGAGCACGCTCTTCAACGCTATGGCCAGCGAGGATCGGGCGATCGTCACGGAGATTCCTGGGACCACAAGGGATGTGCTGGAGGTCCGCACCGAATGGGCGGGCCTGCCCCTGGCCTTGTTCGACACCGCTGGACTGCGGGAGACGGCCGAAACCGTGGAGCGCTTGGGCGTGGAGCGGGTGCGGGCCGTACTGGAGCAATCGGACCTGATCCTGCACCTGATGCCTGTCACGGATGCCGAGACCGATGCGGGGATCCTGGCCCGGCTGGCTCCTTTTCAAGGGAAGGTGCTCCCGGTGCGCACCATGGGCGACCTGTCCCCGGCGAAACCAGAGGGGCCACTGGTCATCTCGGCCCTCCAGGGGGACCTGGCGGCTCTGCAGGAGGCCCTGCGGGAGCGCTTCCTGGGAGATCTCAGCCCCGACGCCTGTCTGGGCGCCATGGCCACCGGACGCCAGCGGGAGATCTTGGGAGAGTTGATCGCCCAGTCGGAGCTGCTGCTCCAACTGGAGCCCGGATGCCCGCCGGAATTGCCCGCCTCGGCCCTGCAGGGGATGTGGGGGCTGCTGGCGGCGCTCACGGGGGAGGACCGGGCGGAATCGGCCCTGGACCAGGTCTTCAGCGGGTTCTGCCTGGGGAAGTGAAACGGGAGAACGGGTGCCGCCCCCTTCGGGAGCATAATTCAAGTTCGGAGTGGTCCATGAAGCCCGGTTTTGAAGTGGTCATCGGTTTGGAGATCCATGTCCAGCTGTTGACCCGGTCCAAAATGTTCTGCGCCTGCCGGAATGAATACGGCGGTGCGCCCAATTCACACACCTGCCCGGTCTGCCTGGCCCTGCCGGGAGCCCTGCCGGTCCTCAACCGGGAGGCCGTGCGCATGGCCGTGGCCCTTGGCCTGGCGCTGGATGCGCGCATCCAGCCGGAATCCGTTTTCTATCGCAAGCAGTACTTCTATCCGGACCTTCCCAAGGGCTACCAGATCACCCAGGGGCCCGTGGCGGTGGTCGAGGAAGGCCGCATCACCATTCCCGGGGATCCGGAAGTCCGGGGCAGCGCGGCCCCGGTGGGAATCCGGATCGAGCGCGCGCACCTCGAGGAGGATGCGGGCAAGAGCAGCCACGAGCTGTCGGACAAGGCCACCTACATCGACCTGAACCGGGCGGGCGTACCCCTGCTGGAAATTGTCGGGGGCCCGGATCTGCGCTCCGCGAACGAGGCCTATGATTACTTGAAGGCGCTGCACCGGCTGGTGGTGTTCCTGGGCATCTGCGACGGAAACATGGAGGAAGGGTCGTTCCGCTGCGATGCGAACGTGAGCGTGCGCCGGGCGGGCGACCCGGCCTTCGGCACTCGCGTGGAGGTGAAAAACCTCAATTCGTTCCGCAACGTGAAGCTGGCCATCGAGCACGAAACCTCGCGCCACATCGACCTGATTGAAAAAGGCGAAGCCTTCACCCAGGAGACCCGGGGCTGGGATGCGGACAAGGGCGAAACCAAGTCCCAGCGGTCGAAGGAAGCGGCCATGGACTACCGCTTCTTCCCGGAGCCGGACCTGCCGGTGCTGGCCATCACCGACGAAGAAATCGAAGCGGTGAGACGAACGCTGCCCGAGCTTCCGGAAGCGCGGCGGGACCGCCTGGCGCGCGACCACGGCCTCACCGAGTACGAAGCGGGGATGCTGCTCCAGAGCCGGGCCTTCGCGGATTATTTCGAATCCGTGGCCAGGGAGGCGAATGGCAAGCAGGCCGCGAACTGGATGCTCGGGGAAGTGAGCCGCATGCTCAACGACACTGGCCGGAACATCGGGACGCTGGGGCTGGAGACGGCGCATCTGGCGGAGCTCATCCGGCTTGTGGAGTCGGGGACCATCAACCTGAACACGGCGAAGGAGGCCGTGTTCCCCTCGGTGCTGAGGGGCGAGGGGTCGCCCAGCCAGATCGTCGATAAACAAGGACTGGCCCAGATTTCGGACCAGAGTGCCATCGAGGCACTGGTGCAGGAGGTCATCAGGGCCCATCCTGGACAACTGGCCCAGTTCAAGGCCGGCAACGAAAAACTGAAAGGTTTCTTTGTGGGTCAGGTCATGAAGGCCGGCAAAGGCAAGGTCAACCCGCAGTTGGTCAACGAAACCCTGGAGGCCGCGCTTGGCAAGTGAGTTGAACCACCCCGAAGACGCGCCTGAAGCAGGTCTGCCGCAAGCCCCCGAACCAGAACCCGAGGAACCGGAGGTATTGGAGGTCCACCCCACGGACAGCTTCCACCGGATTATTTTCGGCCAGGTCGAAGAGCCGCTGTTCCCGGCCCCAAGCACCCCCAGCGAAACCCCCGAGGACGACCTGACGCGGGCTGCGCTCAACGATCCCGCCGCGAGCACCGTCGATATCCACGACACAGGCCCGACACTCTGGCGGTTTGTCGTGCTGGTTGTCCTGGTGGTGGCGGCCCTGGCCATCGTGTTCTGGAAGCGCTAACGCGACTATGCTGGAGAGCCGAGGTTAGCCATGTCCGAAAACGCCTGGGGACCTACCACCACCGCGATCCACGCGGGCAAGCAGCACAATCCGACCCGGGCCGTGACCACGCCGATCTTCCAGACCTCGGTCTTCCAGTTGCTGGACAACGCCGAGGGCGCCGAATTCTCCGCCAGCATCGAGCCGCCGAACTTCTACACGCGCTGGGGCAATCCCAATTTCAGCGAGGTCGAAGCCGTCCTCGCGTCCCTGGAGGGCACCGACCGCGCCCTGGTGACCAGCTCCGGCATGAGCGCCTTTTCCACCCTGCTTGAAGCCTTGCTGAAGGGCGGGGACCACCTCATTGCGCCGGCGGCCATCTATCTCGGCACCGAACAGCTCATGAAGCGCTGGGAAGCCCGGCGGGGGCTCCGGATCACCTGGATCGAAAACACGCTGGACCTCGGGGAGTGGGAAGCGGCCATCCGTCCGGAAACGGCCATGATCTGGGTCGAGACGCCCTCCAACCCGACCCTCGCCATCACCGATCTGGCGGGCGTCGCGGCGTTGGCGCAGAAGCGGGGCGTCCGCACCGTCGCGGACAACACCTTCGCGAGCCCCGTCCTCACCAGGCCCTGCGCTCTGGGCATCGATATCAGCGTGAGCAGCGCCACCAAATACCTCGGGGGGCACTCGGATCTCACCGCCGGGGTCATCGCGGGCAAGGACGCCGATATGGTGGCCTGTTGGCAGGTGGCCAAGCTGCAGGGCCCGACCCTGGACCCCATGGCGGCCTGGCTGCTGCACCGAGGCCTCAAGACCCTCCCCTTGAGGATGCGGCGGGCTTCGGACAATGCCCAAAGCCTGGCCCAGTGGCTGCTTTGGCAGAATGCCGTGGCCCGGGTGGATTATCCGGGCCTGCCCAGCCATCCCGGCCACCTGGTCGCCAAGCAGCAGATGGAGGGCGGCTTTGGCGCCATGCTGGGCTTCGAGCTGCGGGGTGGATTGGACGCGGGCAGGCGCTTTTGCGAATCCCTGGAAGTCATCACCCGGGGCGTCTCCCTGGGCGGCGTGGAAAGCCT comes from Holophagaceae bacterium and encodes:
- a CDS encoding ribonuclease P protein component is translated as MHIAQRFRIVRHSDHALPAPAAARPLAAQTAPKAPGSPPALDIRAWRAACPSASQAAMPSLLVHAPRRTGMAVERNRFKRRTRMAFLKVLRANPALDLSSWVIWVRPAKGSALGCRIDYVAIEGQLQLALSRLG
- a CDS encoding YidC/Oxa1 family insertase periplasmic-domain containing protein is translated as MKNRNLVIFVVLSMGLLLGYSYLVGMLYPPKPNAHAPVPPAAATPAPAAAAAPVSAATPQAAPATPQPPPAALNAATHTVKTSQLSLVWRIEDGALVQATWNDGTRFFNEAEKNEKGEEISKAFPGIGGVLHTQFQQVVEERTPNGLKVHFQNAEGDHLVYAIPDKGYAIEVGWTTKRGTHLDLIHRPTNEKEAQSLGRVFTLQEKGITAVAWADVLKDPFFSFLGFKRKEMPPAASLVGMDAGLDQGATAQRIHYFAALWDVSPHTTERDDRGYHLAPDKNGNLTARLYLGPKETSQLAAFGAPFTQVVDFGFFGAVAKVFFLVLFWIHRFVPNWGWSIILFTLLLRLLLWPLNTKSTMNMLRMKDFEPHQKALQAKYEKFGGDMTKKAEMQKELMALYKKNNHNPMGGCLPAIVQMPVFFALWSMLNAVYELRHAPWLGWITDLSAKDPHYVLPVLLGVSMLAQQAVTPAVGDPAQRKMMLFLMPAMMTFFFISMPSGLCLYYFVFNIVGLAQTWWLRRNYVGQEITV
- the mnmE gene encoding tRNA uridine-5-carboxymethylaminomethyl(34) synthesis GTPase MnmE, which codes for MPQPICAPATPLFPGAVAVVRVSGENLAALLEPLVKLPSARTAALRSLAWDGYREQALVIHFPGPASYTGEDVVEFQLHGNPLLVRRFLGHLGRLGIRLAEPGEFTRRALLNGKQNLLEVEALRDLISAATDQQLRQAQGRQGALPAWITEAKARISPWMARAEAVVDYGEEEGIILDHESLKTDFIALLKVFHVEQHRSEAARWLRDGIRVALVGRPNAGKSTLFNAMASEDRAIVTEIPGTTRDVLEVRTEWAGLPLALFDTAGLRETAETVERLGVERVRAVLEQSDLILHLMPVTDAETDAGILARLAPFQGKVLPVRTMGDLSPAKPEGPLVISALQGDLAALQEALRERFLGDLSPDACLGAMATGRQREILGELIAQSELLLQLEPGCPPELPASALQGMWGLLAALTGEDRAESALDQVFSGFCLGK
- the gatB gene encoding Asp-tRNA(Asn)/Glu-tRNA(Gln) amidotransferase subunit GatB → MKPGFEVVIGLEIHVQLLTRSKMFCACRNEYGGAPNSHTCPVCLALPGALPVLNREAVRMAVALGLALDARIQPESVFYRKQYFYPDLPKGYQITQGPVAVVEEGRITIPGDPEVRGSAAPVGIRIERAHLEEDAGKSSHELSDKATYIDLNRAGVPLLEIVGGPDLRSANEAYDYLKALHRLVVFLGICDGNMEEGSFRCDANVSVRRAGDPAFGTRVEVKNLNSFRNVKLAIEHETSRHIDLIEKGEAFTQETRGWDADKGETKSQRSKEAAMDYRFFPEPDLPVLAITDEEIEAVRRTLPELPEARRDRLARDHGLTEYEAGMLLQSRAFADYFESVAREANGKQAANWMLGEVSRMLNDTGRNIGTLGLETAHLAELIRLVESGTINLNTAKEAVFPSVLRGEGSPSQIVDKQGLAQISDQSAIEALVQEVIRAHPGQLAQFKAGNEKLKGFFVGQVMKAGKGKVNPQLVNETLEAALGK
- a CDS encoding PLP-dependent transferase, translated to MSENAWGPTTTAIHAGKQHNPTRAVTTPIFQTSVFQLLDNAEGAEFSASIEPPNFYTRWGNPNFSEVEAVLASLEGTDRALVTSSGMSAFSTLLEALLKGGDHLIAPAAIYLGTEQLMKRWEARRGLRITWIENTLDLGEWEAAIRPETAMIWVETPSNPTLAITDLAGVAALAQKRGVRTVADNTFASPVLTRPCALGIDISVSSATKYLGGHSDLTAGVIAGKDADMVACWQVAKLQGPTLDPMAAWLLHRGLKTLPLRMRRASDNAQSLAQWLLWQNAVARVDYPGLPSHPGHLVAKQQMEGGFGAMLGFELRGGLDAGRRFCESLEVITRGVSLGGVESLIQHPASMSHLRTAPEVKARLGITDGLLRFSVGIEDQPDLLADLERGFQAIGLK